A window from Purpureocillium takamizusanense chromosome 3, complete sequence encodes these proteins:
- a CDS encoding uncharacterized protein (EggNog:ENOG503P7AZ~TransMembrane:3 (o74-96i103-127o133-152i)~COG:S), which translates to MPAAIADQDAGGRQHARDRSPPAPAAASTVKAIIADQVTGTYSVAQRSLDRVVPPSSRRHAYDAASALASSRPILFSFLLAQVCFSLLPLLLFTLFCASAVGFALATGLLFTLFWVGVALFALVPTLLLTSSVAALMWAWALSAFLVARWLYSHAPPGVTGRQAQAPVKSVSLKEEDLDNKVEPARN; encoded by the exons ATGCCCGCTGCCATCGCGGATCAAGACGCCGGGGGCCGGCAACACGCTCGTGaccgctcgccgcctgcccctgccgccgcgtccacggtcaaggccatcatcgccgatCAGGTCACTGGTACCTACTCCGTCGCCCAGCGGTCCCTCGACCGCGTCGtgccgccatcctcgcgaCGCCACGCGTACGACGCGGCTTCGGcactcgcctcgtcgcgacCCATCCTCTTC TCGTTTCTGCTCGCGCAAGTCTGCTTCTCTCTGCTGCCTCTGCTGCTCTTCACCCTTTTCTGTGCGTCGGCCGTGGGCTTCGCCCTCGCAACGGGCCTTCTCTTCACGCTCTTCTGGGTTGGCGTCGCGCTCTTCGCCCTTGTGCCGACGCTGCTTCTCACATCATCCGTTGCCGCGCTGatgtgggcgtgggcgctcTCCGCgttcctcgtcgctcgctGGCTCTACAGTCACGCACCCCCGGGCGTCACTGGCCGGCAAGCCCAAGCACCGGTGAAGAGCGTTAGCCTCAAGGAAGAAGACTTGGACAACAAGGTGGAGCCTGCGCGTAATTGA
- the RPT2 gene encoding ATPase of 26S proteasome regulatory subunit 4 (COG:O~EggNog:ENOG503NUR9), with protein MGQGQSGMGGGDGRDDKDKKKDKPKYEPPPRPTTRVGRKKRKAGGTSAAAKLPAVYPTSRCKLRLLRMQRIHDHLLLEEEYVENQERLRKAKAAKEGQTAGPDADVDRLADERGRVDDMRGSPMGVGTLEELIDDDHAIVSSTTGPEYYVSIMSFVDKDLLEPGASVLLHHKSVSIVGVLTDDTDPIVSVMKLDKAPTESYADIGGLEQQIQEVRESVELPLLHPELYEEMGIKPPKGVILYGAPGTGKTLLAKAVANQTSATFLRIVGSELIQKYLGDGPRLVRQLFQVAGENAPSIVFIDEIDAIGTKRYDSTSGGEREVQRTMLELLNQLDGFDDRGDVKVIMATNKIDTLDPALIRPGRIDRKILFENPDQNTKRKIFNLHTSKMNLSEDVDLEEFISQKDDLSGADIKAICSEAGMLALRERRMRVQMADFRSARERVLRTKQEGEPEGLYL; from the exons ATG GGTCAAGGCCAATCTGGcatgggaggcggcgacggccgcgacgacaaggacaagaag AAGGACAAGCCTAAGTATGAACCTCCTCCccgaccgacgacgcgggTCGGCCGCAAGAAGAGaaaggccggcggcaccagcgcggcggccaagctcCCTGCCGTATACCCCACGAGTCGCTGCAAGCTCCGCCTGCTACGGATGCAGCGGATCCATGATCACCTCCTGCTTGAGGAGGAGTACGTCGAGAATCAAGAGCGACtgcgcaaggccaaggctgccAAGGAGGGTCAGACCGCCGGCCCCGACGCTGACGTCGACCGGTTagccgacgagcgcggccgcgtcgacgacatgcgcGGCAGCCCGATGGGCGTGGGcaccctcgaggagctgATTGACGATGACCACGCCATCGTCAGCAGCACCACTGGCCCCGAGTACTACGTCAGCATCATGAGCTTTGTCGACAAGGACCTTCTTGAGCCCGGGGCGAGCGTGCTCCTTCACCACAAGAGCGTCAGCATCGTGGGCGTCCTGACGGACGACACGGACCCCATCGTCAGCGTCATgaagctcgacaaggcgccCACCGAGTCGTACGCGGACATTGGCGGCCTGGAGCAGCAGATCCAGGAAGTCAGGGAGTCGGTCGAGTTGCCACTGCTGCATCCGGAGCTGTACGAGGAGATGGGCATCAAGCCGCCCAAAGGTGTCATTCTCTATGGCGCCCCCGGCACGGGCaagacgctgctggccaaggccgtcgcGAACCAAACATCGGCCACGTTCCTGCGCATCGTTGGCAGCGAGCTGATCCAAAAATAcctgggcgacggcccaCGGCTGGTCCGACAGCTGTTCCAG GTTGCTGGTGAAAACGCCCCATCCATCGTGTTCATCGACGAGatcgacgccatcggcacTAAGCGCTACGATTCGacctcgggcggcgagcgcgaggttCAGCGGACCATGTTGGAGCTCCTCAACCAGCTCGATGGTTTCGACGACCGGGGCGACGTCAaggtcatcatggccaccaACAAGATCGACACGCTGGACCCGGCCCTGATCCGGCCCGGCCGCATCGATCGTAAGATCCTGTTCGAGAACCCCGACCAGAACACAAAGCGCAAGATCTTCAACCTGCACACGTCCAAGATGAACCTCAGCGAGGATGTTGACCTCGAGGAGTTCATCTCGCAAAAAGACGACCTATCTGGTGCcgacatcaaggccatcTGCTCCGAGGCGGGCATGCTCGCCCTGCGAGAGCGCCGCATGCGCGTGCAGATGGCCGACTTCAGGTCTGCCAGGGAGCGGGTGCTGCGGACCAAGCAGGAGGGTGAGCCGGAGGGTCTGTATCTGTag